In Candidatus Nitronauta litoralis, one DNA window encodes the following:
- a CDS encoding helix-turn-helix transcriptional regulator: MMSKAELARKANVTVQTIDRIEKGNDCRLDTKRKIILALGYKLGERTKIFIDEEASAGKKKSIKKKVVRRKKKSDL; this comes from the coding sequence ATGATGAGCAAGGCCGAACTGGCTCGCAAGGCCAATGTCACGGTCCAGACCATCGATCGGATTGAGAAAGGAAATGACTGCCGTTTGGATACCAAGCGGAAGATCATCCTTGCTTTGGGCTACAAGCTGGGCGAACGGACGAAGATCTTCATTGATGAAGAAGCTTCGGCAGGCAAGAAAAAAAGCATCAAGAAAAAGGTTGTTCGAAGGAAGAAAAAATCGGATTTGTAA
- the pilQ gene encoding type IV pilus secretin PilQ, with protein MTRWNRLEYKLMKCGSLFGAVASILLLAVNPVWSMGNTGKNKAVVTSSSFIDACESIFEKNQTPLSLDFQEAPIEDVMQIISEVSGMNIVMAPEIQGNTTVMLNDVPWGLALDIVLDNAVLGRVCDENIIRVDTKESFRTAKDRGEMVTEMIRINYANLQEVATRVKALQTAAGTVTFNERTNTLVMMDTEEMIKDLIGVVRNLDIPTPQVQIASKIVQINRNFLQELGIQWGFSTITTRNPQFPNTIITTGAAAGSGVLSSGGGAGFDAAGLGGNGGINNGFMVDLATEQLPFLGLASSLLSRDGDHTLDVQLSAMERQGKSRTIANPKVSTADNKQAKIRQGERIPFQTFSQNEGVKTEFVDANLELLVTPHITADQKVYLQVTAQQNSPDFANTVGGAPRIDTREAVTEVLVVDGGTAILGGLHQRTQVENRRAIPYLADIPILGLLFKSNLERDTVDELLIFVTPSIIKAEQPNS; from the coding sequence ATGACCAGGTGGAACAGGTTGGAATACAAATTAATGAAATGCGGTTCCCTGTTTGGAGCCGTAGCCTCGATATTGCTTCTTGCAGTTAATCCGGTCTGGAGTATGGGCAATACAGGCAAGAATAAGGCTGTCGTTACCTCGAGCAGTTTCATTGATGCCTGTGAATCTATTTTTGAAAAGAATCAGACTCCCCTGTCACTGGACTTCCAGGAAGCCCCTATTGAAGATGTGATGCAGATCATTTCTGAGGTTTCGGGCATGAATATTGTCATGGCTCCTGAAATCCAGGGAAATACAACCGTGATGTTGAACGATGTCCCCTGGGGACTGGCGCTGGATATTGTCCTTGATAATGCTGTGCTGGGAAGAGTGTGCGACGAGAATATCATCCGCGTGGATACAAAAGAATCATTTCGGACTGCCAAGGATCGAGGAGAGATGGTCACCGAAATGATCCGTATCAATTATGCAAACCTTCAGGAAGTCGCGACCCGGGTTAAAGCCCTGCAGACTGCTGCGGGAACTGTAACCTTCAACGAACGGACTAATACTCTGGTCATGATGGATACGGAAGAGATGATCAAGGATCTTATCGGTGTGGTGAGGAACCTGGATATTCCGACACCCCAGGTGCAGATTGCTTCCAAAATAGTTCAGATCAACCGGAACTTCCTGCAGGAACTGGGTATTCAGTGGGGTTTTTCTACGATCACAACGCGAAATCCTCAATTCCCCAACACTATTATCACCACAGGTGCGGCGGCAGGTTCCGGTGTTCTTTCTTCGGGTGGTGGGGCAGGGTTTGATGCTGCAGGGCTTGGTGGAAACGGCGGGATCAATAATGGTTTTATGGTGGATCTTGCTACTGAACAGCTACCATTTCTGGGGCTTGCCTCCAGTCTTCTCAGTCGGGATGGTGATCATACTCTGGATGTACAGTTGTCTGCCATGGAACGTCAGGGTAAGAGCCGAACCATTGCAAACCCAAAAGTCTCTACTGCGGATAACAAACAAGCCAAGATTCGACAGGGTGAGAGAATTCCATTCCAGACGTTTTCGCAGAATGAAGGTGTGAAAACTGAATTTGTCGATGCCAACCTGGAACTATTGGTGACCCCGCATATCACTGCCGATCAAAAAGTATATTTGCAGGTGACGGCGCAACAGAACTCTCCCGACTTTGCCAACACAGTCGGTGGCGCTCCGAGAATCGATACCCGTGAAGCCGTTACAGAAGTTCTGGTGGTTGACGGTGGCACGGCAATTCTGGGCGGTTTGCATCAAAGGACTCAGGTAGAAAACCGTCGGGCAATTCCTTATCTTGCAGATATCCCGATTCTGGGTTTGCTGTTTAAAAGTAACCTGGAGCGTGACACTGTAGATGAGCTCCTCATCTTTGTGACCCCCTCAATTATCAAAGCCGAACAGCCCAATTCATGA
- the pilO gene encoding type 4a pilus biogenesis protein PilO: MEKLFDSLPYAALARMTKIQFIFLGLLIGGLIFGAYFFTFHLQKEEEYAAHVKKKTELDATFLQYQTAIAGKPVLVRSISTLKADLVEASRVLPLESELPELLHRVTDIGTVLGVQIADFKIGHQINKLDFYSEVPLEVKINGGFYNTLGFFDWLQNLLQVVDVKELAMNSKMTKRQIVNEDTGKVEVKSVEGIQTSIKATIYAFAGDRS, from the coding sequence ATGGAAAAGTTATTTGACAGCTTACCGTATGCCGCTCTGGCGAGGATGACCAAGATCCAGTTTATTTTCCTTGGTCTGCTCATCGGAGGTCTTATTTTTGGGGCGTACTTTTTTACATTCCATTTGCAGAAAGAAGAAGAGTATGCGGCTCATGTGAAAAAGAAAACAGAGTTGGATGCCACATTCCTGCAGTACCAGACTGCGATTGCTGGAAAGCCTGTTTTGGTCAGGTCCATTTCAACCTTGAAGGCGGATCTGGTGGAAGCCAGCAGGGTGCTGCCTCTCGAATCCGAGTTGCCTGAACTGCTCCACCGGGTAACCGACATTGGAACTGTTCTGGGTGTGCAGATCGCAGACTTCAAAATTGGCCATCAAATCAATAAGCTTGATTTTTACAGCGAGGTCCCATTGGAAGTCAAAATCAACGGGGGATTCTACAACACCCTTGGGTTTTTCGACTGGCTTCAGAATCTTCTGCAGGTGGTTGATGTTAAGGAATTGGCAATGAATTCGAAAATGACCAAAAGGCAGATTGTGAATGAGGACACTGGCAAGGTGGAGGTTAAATCTGTTGAAGGTATCCAGACAAGCATCAAGGCGACAATTTACGCTTTTGCCGGAGACAGGAGCTGA
- the pilM gene encoding type IV pilus assembly protein PilM, producing MFLTAKTPLLAIDIGSSSVKLAQLQGSGSRYELTAFGVMPLEPDAVTDGMVRDEEAVADALSRLVKAEKVDTRFAVSSLSGESVIIKKIQMPVLPDEELEESIAQEAEQYIPFEIDDVRLDYQKLDIQGGAGDEFGGLDEEEKEDILLVAVQNDLIDNRSDVLTAAGLKPVIIDLDVFAVSNALAIQRDLETMGGVAVVDLGNSFTHVNLLLDGISFFTRDIPLGGSVLTYQLGKDYGLDFNETEGLKQGIIPDSIDRQEVIDKIVDSFDGIIDEVQKSFEFFSSTSNSTIEQVFISGGGAMIPGVDNLLSDRLAVSVEVFNPLETVKINPRKFDRESINQMAPLASVVAGLATRRFDYI from the coding sequence ATGTTCCTTACAGCGAAAACACCTTTATTGGCCATTGATATCGGTTCAAGCTCGGTAAAGCTGGCACAGCTTCAGGGGTCCGGAAGTCGATATGAATTGACCGCTTTCGGGGTCATGCCTCTTGAGCCTGATGCTGTCACTGACGGTATGGTTCGGGATGAAGAGGCTGTTGCGGATGCCTTGTCTCGCCTGGTGAAGGCGGAAAAGGTGGACACCCGGTTTGCCGTTTCCTCCCTTTCCGGAGAATCGGTCATCATTAAAAAGATCCAGATGCCGGTTTTGCCTGATGAAGAGCTGGAAGAATCCATCGCTCAGGAAGCGGAGCAGTATATTCCGTTTGAAATTGACGATGTCCGTCTGGACTATCAGAAACTCGATATTCAGGGGGGTGCCGGAGATGAATTCGGCGGCCTGGATGAAGAGGAAAAAGAAGACATCCTCCTGGTGGCCGTGCAAAACGACCTCATTGACAATCGGTCGGATGTGTTGACGGCGGCAGGACTGAAGCCTGTGATCATCGACCTCGATGTTTTTGCAGTATCCAACGCTCTCGCGATCCAGCGTGACCTTGAAACGATGGGTGGGGTTGCCGTTGTTGACCTTGGTAATTCGTTCACCCATGTCAACCTGCTCCTTGATGGAATTTCCTTTTTTACCCGGGACATCCCGCTGGGTGGCAGTGTTTTGACCTATCAATTAGGCAAGGATTACGGCCTGGATTTCAATGAAACCGAGGGGCTCAAGCAGGGTATTATCCCGGACAGCATTGACCGTCAGGAAGTCATCGACAAAATTGTTGATTCTTTCGATGGGATCATTGACGAGGTCCAGAAGTCTTTTGAATTTTTCAGTTCTACCTCAAACAGCACCATTGAGCAGGTATTCATTAGTGGAGGGGGCGCCATGATTCCGGGTGTGGATAACCTGCTTTCGGATCGCCTGGCAGTTTCGGTGGAAGTATTCAATCCGTTGGAAACGGTGAAGATCAACCCAAGGAAATTTGACCGTGAAAGCATAAACCAGATGGCCCCTTTGGCCTCGGTTGTTGCAGGTCTTGCAACCAGAAGGTTTGACTACATATGA
- the miaB gene encoding tRNA (N6-isopentenyl adenosine(37)-C2)-methylthiotransferase MiaB — protein MKQLYLETFGCQMNVADSDRMEQLLFQDGYRCTSHREAADVVLINTCAIREKAEQKVFSLFGQLKPIKQQNPDVILGLTGCLAQQEQDSLLAKMPFLDFILGPDAIESVPDAVEKARQSRTTLINTDFDREKKYSIPALDGSRITGPVAYVNIIKGCDKFCSFCVVPNTRGREKSRSENEIYEEVRQLVAAGAREIILLGQNVNSYGKIGLDKPLTFHELLRGVAAIPGVERLRFTSSHPMDMTRDVIDAYRDLPNLMNHMHLPVQSGSDAVLYRMRRHHTVENYIDLIDELKSEVPGIAMTTDLIVGFPGETDADFENTLTLMKRIGFHNSYMFAYSPRPFTPAAEYEDSVPHEVKHERLQRVIQLQAELANEAGQGFLGREVEVMVESASEKPGIDYRGRNPEYWNVMMACPDETLEPGDIVKVKIDHASGHALKGQWVTTVKPALHSTTV, from the coding sequence ATGAAACAACTCTATCTTGAAACTTTCGGCTGCCAGATGAACGTCGCCGACTCCGACCGCATGGAACAGCTCCTGTTCCAGGACGGCTACCGCTGTACCTCGCACCGGGAGGCGGCAGATGTAGTCCTCATCAACACCTGCGCCATTCGCGAAAAGGCCGAACAAAAGGTCTTTTCCCTGTTCGGCCAGCTCAAACCGATAAAACAGCAGAATCCGGATGTGATCCTCGGTCTCACCGGTTGCCTGGCTCAACAGGAACAGGACAGCCTGCTCGCGAAAATGCCCTTCCTGGATTTCATCCTGGGACCGGATGCCATCGAGTCGGTGCCGGATGCTGTAGAAAAAGCACGTCAATCCCGAACCACACTCATCAACACGGACTTTGACCGCGAGAAAAAATACTCGATTCCAGCGCTCGACGGATCCCGCATCACCGGTCCGGTTGCCTACGTCAACATCATCAAGGGCTGCGACAAGTTTTGTTCGTTCTGCGTAGTGCCCAACACACGCGGGCGGGAGAAATCGCGTTCGGAAAATGAAATATACGAAGAAGTACGCCAACTGGTCGCTGCAGGTGCACGCGAAATCATTCTGCTCGGCCAGAACGTCAACTCCTACGGCAAGATCGGGCTGGATAAGCCCCTGACGTTTCACGAGCTGTTGCGCGGAGTCGCGGCCATACCGGGCGTCGAACGTCTGCGGTTCACGTCAAGTCATCCGATGGACATGACTCGCGATGTGATCGATGCCTACCGCGATCTGCCCAACCTTATGAATCACATGCACCTGCCGGTGCAAAGCGGATCAGACGCCGTGCTGTATCGCATGCGGCGACACCACACAGTGGAAAACTACATCGACCTGATTGACGAACTAAAAAGTGAGGTGCCCGGCATCGCCATGACCACGGATCTCATCGTTGGTTTCCCGGGCGAAACCGATGCGGATTTTGAAAACACCTTAACGTTGATGAAACGGATCGGTTTCCATAACAGTTATATGTTTGCCTACAGTCCGCGGCCCTTCACCCCGGCGGCGGAGTATGAAGATTCAGTTCCGCACGAAGTCAAACACGAACGCCTTCAGCGCGTCATCCAACTGCAGGCGGAACTTGCGAATGAGGCGGGTCAGGGTTTTCTGGGCCGTGAGGTGGAAGTGATGGTGGAAAGTGCGAGCGAAAAACCGGGCATCGACTATCGCGGACGCAACCCGGAATACTGGAATGTGATGATGGCTTGTCCGGATGAAACACTGGAACCGGGCGACATTGTAAAAGTAAAAATCGACCACGCTTCAGGCCATGCGCTCAAAGGCCAATGGGTAACTACGGTAAAACCTGCGTTGCATTCAACCACTGTATAA
- the aroB gene encoding 3-dehydroquinate synthase: MKRLRIDLDDRSYDILIGRDLLSRLAEFIPERPGRAVVITNPEIKRLYGEKVRQSLEAFGIDFSFVEIPEGEAHKTLEDANRVYDHLLAGNFDRKTLMIALGGGVIGDLTGFVAATYQRGVPYVQVPTTLLSQVDSSVGGKTAVNHPLGKNMIGAFYQPRAVIADLDTLKTLAPDEFRCGLAEVVKYGVIEDPDLFTYLEEHVDSILGLDADCLAHLIQTSCAIKAKVVEKDERESNYRMVLNFGHTLGHAVEALTHYDRFKHGEAVAIGMVFAAELSSFLGNCDDETVERIKNLIARFGLPTQLPQFDPGDYIASMRHDKKAQGNKIRFILVRKVGTIEIVDSVEESALLKVLGDLHISS, encoded by the coding sequence ATGAAACGGTTGAGGATAGACCTCGACGACAGGAGCTACGATATCCTGATCGGCCGAGACCTCCTCTCCCGACTGGCTGAGTTCATCCCTGAACGTCCCGGCCGGGCTGTTGTCATAACCAATCCCGAAATAAAACGTCTCTATGGCGAAAAGGTCAGGCAGAGTCTGGAGGCCTTCGGCATCGATTTCAGTTTTGTGGAAATCCCTGAAGGAGAGGCTCATAAAACTCTGGAAGATGCCAACCGGGTCTACGATCACCTCCTGGCGGGAAATTTTGACCGTAAAACTTTAATGATTGCATTAGGAGGTGGAGTTATCGGAGACCTCACCGGCTTTGTTGCAGCGACCTATCAGCGCGGAGTTCCTTATGTCCAGGTGCCAACAACTCTCTTGTCTCAAGTAGACAGCAGCGTGGGTGGAAAAACTGCAGTTAACCATCCACTGGGAAAAAATATGATCGGCGCTTTTTACCAGCCGCGTGCGGTTATAGCAGATCTTGACACCCTGAAAACCCTGGCTCCAGACGAATTCCGGTGTGGTCTTGCAGAAGTGGTTAAATACGGGGTGATTGAGGACCCGGACCTGTTTACTTATCTTGAAGAGCACGTCGATTCTATCCTGGGATTGGATGCTGATTGCCTGGCTCATTTAATCCAGACCTCATGTGCAATCAAAGCGAAGGTAGTCGAAAAAGATGAGCGTGAGTCGAATTACCGGATGGTCCTGAATTTTGGTCACACCCTGGGGCATGCCGTTGAAGCATTAACTCATTATGACCGGTTCAAACATGGTGAAGCCGTTGCTATCGGAATGGTCTTCGCAGCAGAGTTATCGAGTTTTCTAGGTAATTGTGATGATGAGACTGTGGAGCGCATAAAAAACCTGATTGCAAGGTTTGGATTGCCTACACAACTACCCCAATTTGATCCCGGGGATTATATTGCTTCCATGCGTCATGATAAAAAGGCTCAGGGTAATAAAATCCGCTTTATTCTGGTACGAAAGGTGGGAACCATTGAAATTGTTGATTCCGTGGAAGAATCGGCTCTTTTAAAAGTTCTGGGTGATTTGCATATATCCAGTTAA
- a CDS encoding NnrS family protein, with the protein MTRLPFFSYGFRPFFFSAALFAGTAIPVWAIILSGANSAEFLYGPREWHVHEMVFGFLSAIIAGFLFTAMPNWTDRPPVKGKLLIVFWGLWLAGRLVIAKPWLPDMVCVLVDVLFLIGVAGIVWREIAIGKAWDRSPIGVLISLYALANILFHGLALSDSSTELAERMGLTIIILLLSLIGGKVTPGFTEDFLEDHNLPQRPPDFSGIDKATILLTLIAGISWIVQPLTHTTGWLLLTAGIMHLIRLSRWYGWRTWREPLVLILHVGYGWLAMALIILGAAALGVGFYLGEAIHALTTGAIGSMTLAIMTRASLGHTGRPKYAGPGTIMMYSLVNLGALLRVFGPATPIPTFFVYNFSAMAWSGGYLLFAIIYGKFLLSPSLDEE; encoded by the coding sequence GTGACTAGACTCCCCTTCTTTTCATACGGGTTCCGCCCGTTCTTCTTCAGTGCTGCACTGTTTGCCGGGACAGCGATTCCCGTCTGGGCCATCATTCTTTCCGGTGCGAACAGTGCCGAGTTTTTGTATGGTCCGCGCGAATGGCATGTTCACGAGATGGTCTTCGGGTTTTTGTCCGCCATTATCGCGGGTTTCCTGTTCACGGCCATGCCAAACTGGACCGACCGCCCTCCTGTAAAAGGAAAGCTGCTGATCGTTTTCTGGGGCCTGTGGCTGGCTGGCCGACTGGTCATCGCCAAACCCTGGCTGCCAGACATGGTATGCGTCCTGGTCGACGTCCTGTTTCTGATTGGAGTCGCCGGTATCGTCTGGCGCGAAATCGCAATCGGGAAAGCCTGGGACCGATCGCCCATCGGCGTGTTAATCAGCCTCTACGCCCTCGCCAATATTCTGTTCCACGGGTTGGCGCTCAGCGACTCTTCGACAGAACTCGCCGAGCGCATGGGACTCACGATCATCATCCTCCTCTTGTCTTTGATTGGTGGAAAGGTGACTCCGGGTTTTACCGAAGATTTTTTGGAGGATCACAATCTTCCGCAACGGCCCCCGGATTTTTCCGGCATCGACAAGGCCACCATTCTATTGACCCTCATCGCGGGGATCAGCTGGATTGTCCAACCACTGACTCATACAACGGGATGGTTACTGCTCACAGCGGGAATCATGCACCTTATCCGTCTGTCCCGGTGGTACGGTTGGCGGACCTGGCGCGAACCTCTGGTGTTGATCCTGCACGTGGGTTATGGATGGCTCGCAATGGCCTTGATCATTCTGGGAGCGGCCGCTCTCGGGGTTGGATTTTATCTGGGTGAAGCTATACATGCACTGACGACAGGGGCTATTGGATCCATGACACTCGCCATCATGACCCGTGCCAGTCTCGGCCATACCGGACGCCCCAAATACGCGGGGCCGGGAACAATCATGATGTACAGCCTTGTGAACCTGGGTGCACTGCTCAGAGTCTTTGGTCCGGCCACACCGATCCCCACATTTTTCGTTTATAACTTTTCAGCGATGG
- the pilQ gene encoding type IV pilus secretin PilQ — MKQTTWRLGLAGLLVVLTWGMVPVLAATAPAEVPEEMVAQAGSTESAENNEPSRATITDIRTETAGDEVTVEVEATGDLQYTAFKLMDPLRLVLDFQNMETTSVSGLTDINKGVVKSIRPLYFDDAAVQRLEFDLASTAVYEIQKPESNKLVIKLKGAEMQAAAPEPEKMPVMKDETADPEMNPEMGSMNTRGVPGFQPTELSSDICDSILNEKDRLIKVEFQNAELRNIFRFLAESENVNLVVSQSVSGTVTMKVDAVAWKNVLELILANYKLGRKCEGNVVRIGLEDDLIAERFNQPLITQMVRLNYGDPDEVIKNLDKMKSNFGKVVSDKRTNSIIVTDTETSVLDMMTVINNLDQPTTQVQIESKIIQINRDFLQEIGIQWGFDGVAFRNPDFPNAIAFSGAAVGDGALSAPVGAGRVDLGGTPGNLPATAQLATPRLTPGFIVDLATVGTPFGGIATSLRALGGDVTLDLQLSALERQGKSKTVASPKVTTLNNKEAKIRSGTRLPFQTTDPAEGTKIEFIDAVIELKVTPQITSEDMVYMKVAAQQNTPDPVRNVGGTPVILTKEAFTELLVGDKDTAVIGGLFQKRVTDTTRAIPYASEIPIIGQLFKSNADSDNISELLILIKPTIVKGLDS; from the coding sequence GTGAAACAAACAACCTGGAGACTTGGCTTAGCCGGACTATTGGTCGTTTTAACCTGGGGAATGGTCCCTGTATTGGCTGCGACTGCTCCTGCAGAAGTCCCGGAAGAAATGGTGGCGCAGGCGGGTTCGACTGAAAGTGCAGAAAACAATGAGCCATCCCGTGCCACGATAACCGATATCCGCACAGAAACAGCAGGCGATGAGGTTACCGTAGAGGTAGAAGCGACAGGGGATCTTCAATACACGGCCTTTAAACTGATGGACCCCCTCCGTCTGGTACTGGATTTTCAGAATATGGAGACCACAAGCGTTTCAGGGTTGACGGATATCAATAAAGGTGTCGTCAAGTCCATTCGCCCTCTTTATTTTGATGATGCGGCGGTTCAACGCCTGGAATTTGATCTGGCTTCTACAGCTGTTTATGAAATCCAGAAGCCGGAAAGCAATAAGCTGGTGATAAAGCTGAAAGGTGCAGAAATGCAGGCGGCGGCACCTGAACCGGAAAAGATGCCGGTAATGAAGGATGAAACCGCCGATCCGGAAATGAACCCGGAAATGGGATCCATGAATACTCGTGGTGTTCCAGGCTTTCAGCCGACGGAACTCAGCTCGGACATCTGTGACAGCATACTGAATGAAAAAGACCGGTTGATAAAGGTTGAGTTCCAGAATGCAGAATTGAGAAACATTTTTCGCTTTCTTGCAGAGAGTGAAAACGTCAATCTGGTGGTTTCCCAATCAGTTAGTGGAACAGTGACCATGAAGGTTGATGCCGTTGCATGGAAAAATGTACTCGAACTGATTCTTGCAAACTACAAACTGGGAAGAAAATGCGAAGGGAATGTGGTTCGGATTGGACTTGAAGACGATTTGATCGCCGAGCGGTTCAATCAGCCTTTGATCACCCAGATGGTCAGGTTGAATTATGGCGATCCGGACGAAGTGATCAAGAATCTGGACAAAATGAAGTCAAATTTTGGCAAGGTCGTTTCCGATAAGAGGACAAACTCGATAATCGTTACCGATACGGAAACCAGTGTTCTCGACATGATGACCGTCATTAATAATCTTGATCAACCGACCACTCAGGTTCAGATCGAATCCAAGATTATCCAGATCAACAGGGATTTTCTTCAGGAGATTGGTATCCAGTGGGGATTCGACGGTGTGGCTTTCCGAAACCCGGATTTTCCAAATGCAATTGCGTTTAGTGGTGCCGCAGTGGGTGATGGTGCTCTTTCAGCGCCGGTGGGTGCCGGTAGAGTTGACCTTGGGGGTACTCCGGGAAATCTTCCAGCAACCGCCCAATTGGCAACTCCTCGGTTAACTCCAGGGTTCATCGTGGATCTTGCAACGGTGGGCACTCCTTTTGGTGGCATTGCAACCTCTCTCCGGGCTCTGGGTGGAGATGTGACTCTGGATCTTCAGTTGAGTGCTCTGGAACGACAGGGTAAATCCAAAACAGTGGCTTCTCCAAAAGTAACAACTCTGAATAACAAAGAAGCCAAGATCAGGAGTGGTACGCGTCTTCCATTCCAGACTACGGACCCTGCAGAAGGAACCAAGATTGAATTTATTGATGCGGTGATCGAGCTCAAGGTAACCCCTCAGATCACTTCAGAAGATATGGTCTATATGAAAGTAGCGGCACAGCAAAATACGCCTGATCCGGTCAGGAATGTTGGGGGTACGCCGGTAATCCTGACCAAAGAAGCTTTCACTGAACTTCTGGTCGGTGACAAAGATACAGCGGTCATCGGCGGATTGTTTCAGAAACGGGTGACGGATACAACCCGGGCTATTCCCTACGCTTCTGAAATTCCGATCATTGGGCAATTGTTCAAGAGTAATGCGGATTCTGACAATATCAGTGAGTTGCTGATTCTTATAAAACCAACCATTGTCAAAGGACTGGACTCCTGA
- a CDS encoding PilN domain-containing protein, with protein MIKINLYDYQRVAQEVTVQKMVVTAMMIIGGAIVVTVMAVFADIARVSSAESEMVAAQMKVDQIKPQFDAVQKLKAEQGTLNKKITSLSDLRASKIPFAKLMEDVGQVTPSGVWLSKIEQATEAKLRSGNVPILFIEKSKKGPSTEDPHLFVKFQGKASSDRGVVRFMEGLETLSYLDHVLMHSSKQGWVANRPVRTFIVYAHVAGTGPKPKK; from the coding sequence ATGATCAAAATCAATCTTTACGATTACCAGCGAGTTGCACAGGAAGTCACCGTCCAGAAGATGGTGGTGACTGCGATGATGATTATTGGAGGTGCGATAGTCGTTACCGTAATGGCCGTTTTTGCAGACATCGCCCGTGTCAGTTCGGCTGAATCCGAGATGGTGGCAGCCCAAATGAAGGTAGACCAGATCAAACCTCAATTTGATGCAGTCCAGAAACTCAAAGCGGAACAGGGCACTCTCAATAAAAAAATTACCAGTCTGTCCGATTTGCGTGCATCCAAAATTCCCTTTGCAAAATTGATGGAAGATGTTGGCCAGGTGACCCCGTCGGGTGTCTGGTTGAGCAAAATTGAACAAGCCACGGAAGCCAAACTTAGAAGTGGAAACGTTCCCATCCTGTTCATCGAAAAAAGTAAAAAAGGCCCAAGTACAGAAGATCCCCATCTTTTTGTGAAGTTTCAAGGTAAGGCTTCATCGGATCGGGGTGTGGTTAGATTTATGGAAGGTCTGGAGACTTTGAGCTATCTCGACCATGTGCTCATGCATTCCAGCAAGCAGGGTTGGGTTGCCAACCGACCGGTGCGGACTTTTATCGTGTATGCCCATGTCGCGGGCACGGGACCCAAACCCAAAAAATAA